A DNA window from Candidatus Protochlamydia naegleriophila contains the following coding sequences:
- a CDS encoding carboxyl transferase domain-containing protein has protein sequence MNLKAKQCEIKKESSKKHFIEYLSENHIIYKWLELNKEEHKQIINLKSNKFINIEGDLFKEFICLKKDQSYLILFLREVTLSFQDKQPISTLYELTINKKKSPSLKLYRQHHDNRLLLIHSTDLSKSILNNSDQSVCFFKDSYAEIQVDIHVFESEIFIDIKDKKAKKLLNFSSISFLKHPFKKLNYHLKLYISSKVSENSKISLLIQNEIERLLDEINLLPLQVKKKAADNLKKSPSEIAALYYFYKSAPNLRENSQTFLNQMLETNSKNFIQSLDCIFNHEKKAQDNSLIWAYRIPELIERCATKFRSTYPLKVNRIEHKVSSSFVELDLDPKTIQTNSLTGLINHNKGELIPAKNEYGQLRSWGQNRVGVVVGIKIDDLNTGFPVKRLLIIGDLTHKGKGTISANECAYINAAIRYAHKENIPIDWFATSFGVEISQERGVENLDASASTARAIIRYAHSKGVIINIIVDSVSTGAQAYWNALAAILPDTRGILIMTSKSSMILTGYRALVAALQSHLHSLDIQQAAKKIYPDGLKCLGGYSNVFGPNGEAMCLASNIQEACEILLLHHYYSALRKGDKIATSRPINISKNSGTVNIDLISKEIQNIQKGAIVKRELLLEALQTPGSPPALVLWKDAVGYQKASCNESKTCRSGLMSQDPNTIVQEMLIGSQPTMVIFPPLGPLTPADSLLVAKAIYKANRRMPVLIIGNLSGFNSDPLSMENHQLSSGAQIARAIVEHEGPITIIILGRLIGGTFVVFSKQLNPTLKIMAVEKSHIQVVGAQVAVKVLFHKRILNKAKQDDRLTNFIQRQEEINNIQNQTIQNHTYEKSHHYQVTSNAAQNISPMSKEYEANLRKIIEEIEFQERQAYEDYHDTERALKVNAIDIECAPNNLYDAFVQMQEKSLKEFIESSQTFEE, from the coding sequence ATGAATCTAAAAGCAAAACAATGTGAGATCAAAAAAGAGTCATCTAAAAAACATTTTATTGAATATTTATCTGAAAATCACATAATTTATAAGTGGTTAGAATTAAATAAAGAAGAACACAAACAAATAATCAACTTAAAATCAAACAAATTTATTAATATTGAAGGCGATCTATTTAAAGAATTCATTTGCTTAAAAAAAGATCAATCTTATCTAATTCTTTTTTTGAGAGAAGTCACTTTATCTTTTCAAGATAAACAACCTATCTCCACTCTTTATGAATTAACGATTAACAAAAAAAAATCACCTTCTTTAAAGCTCTACCGCCAGCATCACGACAATCGATTGCTTCTCATTCATTCTACCGACTTATCCAAATCGATATTGAATAATAGTGATCAAAGTGTTTGCTTTTTTAAAGATTCTTATGCAGAAATTCAAGTTGACATCCATGTCTTTGAATCGGAAATCTTTATAGATATAAAAGATAAGAAAGCAAAAAAATTACTCAACTTCAGCAGTATTAGTTTTTTAAAGCATCCATTCAAAAAATTGAATTACCATTTGAAACTATACATCAGTTCAAAAGTTTCCGAAAATAGCAAAATTAGCTTGTTGATCCAAAATGAAATTGAAAGATTGTTAGATGAAATTAATCTACTACCTTTACAAGTTAAAAAAAAAGCTGCAGATAACCTCAAAAAAAGCCCATCAGAGATAGCTGCACTTTACTATTTTTATAAGTCTGCTCCAAACCTTAGGGAAAATAGCCAAACATTTTTAAACCAAATGTTGGAGACTAATTCTAAGAATTTTATTCAATCGCTTGATTGTATTTTTAATCACGAAAAAAAAGCTCAAGATAATTCTCTGATATGGGCTTATCGCATCCCCGAATTAATTGAAAGATGCGCTACTAAATTTAGATCTACCTACCCGTTGAAAGTAAATCGAATAGAACACAAAGTTTCCAGTTCATTTGTCGAATTAGATTTAGATCCTAAAACAATCCAAACCAATTCTCTTACAGGACTAATCAATCATAATAAGGGAGAGCTGATTCCTGCTAAAAATGAATATGGTCAACTCCGATCTTGGGGACAGAATCGAGTAGGCGTTGTCGTTGGGATTAAAATCGATGATTTAAATACGGGATTTCCAGTTAAGAGACTTTTAATCATTGGAGATCTCACCCATAAAGGCAAAGGAACGATATCGGCAAATGAATGCGCGTATATTAATGCTGCGATCCGTTATGCGCATAAAGAGAATATCCCAATCGATTGGTTTGCCACCTCGTTTGGAGTTGAAATATCTCAAGAAAGAGGAGTCGAAAACTTAGATGCCAGCGCATCTACGGCTAGAGCTATCATACGATATGCACATAGTAAGGGAGTGATTATCAACATTATCGTCGATTCAGTCAGTACTGGAGCTCAGGCTTATTGGAATGCACTAGCGGCAATTCTTCCAGATACGCGAGGTATTTTAATTATGACTTCTAAAAGCAGTATGATTTTAACTGGTTATCGCGCCTTAGTCGCTGCTTTACAATCTCATTTGCACAGTCTTGATATTCAACAAGCCGCAAAAAAAATCTATCCTGATGGATTAAAATGTTTAGGTGGGTATTCAAACGTTTTCGGACCAAACGGCGAAGCCATGTGTTTAGCTTCTAATATTCAGGAAGCATGCGAGATTCTTTTGTTACATCATTACTATTCTGCCTTAAGAAAAGGAGATAAAATTGCCACTTCTCGCCCTATCAATATATCAAAGAATAGTGGCACAGTTAATATCGATTTAATATCGAAAGAAATTCAAAATATTCAAAAAGGCGCAATTGTCAAAAGAGAATTACTATTAGAAGCACTCCAAACACCAGGATCGCCCCCTGCCCTAGTTTTGTGGAAAGATGCCGTAGGATATCAAAAAGCATCATGTAACGAGAGTAAAACGTGTCGATCCGGTTTGATGAGTCAAGATCCTAATACGATTGTTCAAGAGATGTTAATTGGTTCACAACCAACAATGGTAATTTTTCCACCTCTTGGCCCTCTTACTCCGGCCGATTCTCTTTTAGTTGCAAAAGCGATTTATAAAGCTAATCGCCGTATGCCAGTATTGATTATAGGTAATTTATCAGGCTTCAACAGCGATCCATTATCTATGGAAAATCATCAGCTTAGCTCAGGCGCTCAAATTGCTCGAGCAATTGTAGAACATGAGGGACCTATAACAATTATTATTTTGGGTCGCTTGATAGGAGGCACTTTTGTCGTATTTAGCAAACAGCTAAATCCAACCTTAAAAATTATGGCGGTCGAAAAGTCTCATATTCAAGTCGTTGGTGCACAAGTGGCCGTTAAAGTACTCTTCCACAAACGCATTCTCAACAAAGCCAAACAAGATGATCGATTAACAAATTTCATTCAAAGGCAAGAAGAGATTAACAATATTCAAAATCAAACCATTCAAAACCATACTTATGAAAAGTCTCATCACTATCAAGTGACATCAAATGCTGCTCAGAACATTTCACCCATGAGTAAAGAATATGAGGCAAATTTAAGAAAAATCATTGAAGAAATAGAATTTCAAGAACGCCAGGCCTATGAAGATTATCATGACACGGAGCGCGCCTTAAAAGTGAATGCCATAGATATAGAATGCGCTCCCAACAATTTATATGACGCATTTGTACAAATGCAAGAAAAAAGTCTAAAAGAATTCATCGAGTCAAGTCAAACATTCGAAGAATAA
- a CDS encoding DUF234 domain-containing protein — translation MRFWFELVASQRSFITKANDSQSIKYLHDSIQRIFSLCWEDLCRLAPSILSQQFEHELIFGTANRYGHKSNLEWDILSESIDKKVLFIGEAKWIINPPNTNCIYKTIEELKAKW, via the coding sequence ATGCGTTTTTGGTTCGAATTAGTAGCTTCTCAAAGAAGCTTTATTACTAAAGCTAATGATAGCCAATCTATTAAATACCTCCACGATTCTATTCAGAGAATATTTTCTCTCTGTTGGGAAGACTTATGTCGATTGGCTCCCTCCATTCTATCCCAACAATTCGAACATGAATTAATCTTCGGTACTGCAAATCGATACGGGCATAAAAGTAACCTTGAATGGGACATACTATCGGAATCTATAGATAAAAAGGTATTATTTATCGGGGAAGCAAAATGGATTATCAACCCTCCTAATACAAATTGTATATACAAAACGATAGAAGAACTAAAAGCGAAATGGTGA